A window of Bradyrhizobium sp. AZCC 1610 contains these coding sequences:
- the lptG gene encoding LPS export ABC transporter permease LptG has translation MSMMTNTLGRYFAGRFLVAAVGVFASIFVLLVLVDYIEMVRKTSGLVSVSAITVAQTSLYRVPQLLEKLMPFCVLIGAMTCYLALSRRLELVVARAAGVSAWQFISPALASSIILGTVATVAYNPMSANLRELSKRMEAELFGSAPGGGIQDASGFWLNQINSDGQSIINAARSEQQGVRLTGLTVFRFDTDLQFKERIEAREAALEEGRWAFKSVRRYSLDKPPVDQENYYLTTTLTPAQVRNSFSTPETVSFWQLPGYIRSSESSGFATAGYRLQYHKLIAQPFLLAAMVMLAASVSLRFFRMGGVQKMVLSGVGAGFLLYVLSKVTEDLSKAELMHPIAAAWLPVCVGGLTGFLALLYQEDG, from the coding sequence ATGAGCATGATGACCAATACGCTCGGGCGATACTTTGCCGGCCGCTTCCTGGTCGCGGCGGTGGGCGTGTTTGCGAGCATTTTCGTGCTGCTCGTGCTGGTCGACTACATCGAAATGGTCCGCAAGACTTCCGGGCTGGTGTCGGTATCCGCGATCACGGTGGCTCAGACGTCGCTTTACCGGGTGCCGCAACTGCTCGAGAAGCTGATGCCGTTCTGCGTCCTGATCGGCGCGATGACCTGTTATCTCGCGCTGTCGCGGCGGCTCGAACTGGTGGTCGCACGTGCGGCCGGCGTATCCGCCTGGCAGTTCATCTCGCCTGCACTGGCAAGCTCGATCATCCTCGGCACCGTGGCGACTGTTGCCTACAACCCGATGTCGGCGAACCTGCGCGAACTTTCCAAGCGGATGGAGGCCGAGCTGTTCGGCTCGGCGCCCGGCGGCGGCATCCAGGATGCATCCGGCTTCTGGCTCAACCAGATCAACAGCGACGGCCAGTCGATCATCAATGCGGCGCGCAGCGAGCAGCAGGGTGTACGGCTGACCGGACTGACCGTGTTCCGATTCGACACCGATCTCCAGTTCAAGGAGCGAATCGAAGCCCGCGAAGCCGCCCTCGAGGAAGGCCGTTGGGCCTTCAAATCGGTACGCAGGTACTCCCTGGATAAACCTCCGGTTGATCAGGAGAACTATTACCTGACGACCACCCTCACCCCGGCCCAGGTTCGCAACAGTTTCTCCACCCCCGAAACCGTGTCTTTTTGGCAACTGCCCGGCTATATCCGCTCTTCCGAAAGCTCTGGCTTCGCGACCGCCGGCTACCGTCTGCAGTACCATAAGCTCATCGCACAGCCGTTTTTGCTGGCTGCAATGGTGATGTTGGCGGCTTCCGTCAGCCTTCGCTTCTTCCGGATGGGCGGCGTGCAAAAGATGGTTTTGAGTGGCGTGGGCGCGGGCTTTCTGCTCTACGTTTTATCGAAAGTTACTGAGGATTTGAGCAAGGCTGAGTTGATGCATCCGATCGCTGCGGCGTGGTTGCCCGTCTGTGTGGGTGGCCTCACCGGCTTTTTGGCCTTGTTGTACCAGGAGGACGGGTAG
- the lptF gene encoding LPS export ABC transporter permease LptF, producing MGSIDRYIFRTTLASFALILVSLTGVIWITQALRGIDLMTSQGQTIITFLGITSLVIPALVLVIAPIALMIAISHTLNKLATDSEIIVMNAAGFSPFRLFRPFFFATCVVAMLVTFIAAYLAPDGLRRIKQWDAEITADVLTNILQPGRFAQLDQNLTIRIRERQPGGVLAGIFVDDRRDPKERVTIIADHGTVLKNENGSYLVLEDGNLERFEAGKRDPALVAFARYAFDMSKFSNRGRDVALGIRERYLWELVSPSEDDPVFKQLSGQFRAELHDRFLAPVYPFAFAVLTFAFLGTPRTTRQSRNFSIGGSILAVFGLRMAGFACSVMTVKTPGMALVQYSMLFAAIGGGLWMIIAGIVVEPPAALMEAINRSNARLARLFGRPATA from the coding sequence ATGGGGTCGATCGACAGGTACATTTTCCGCACGACGCTCGCGTCGTTTGCGCTGATCCTGGTCAGCCTCACCGGCGTGATCTGGATTACGCAGGCGCTGCGCGGCATCGACCTGATGACGAGCCAGGGCCAGACCATCATCACCTTTCTCGGCATCACCAGCCTGGTGATTCCGGCGCTTGTGCTGGTCATCGCGCCGATCGCGCTGATGATCGCGATCTCGCATACGCTGAACAAGCTCGCCACCGATTCCGAAATCATCGTAATGAATGCCGCCGGCTTTTCCCCATTCCGGCTGTTCCGCCCATTTTTCTTCGCCACTTGTGTGGTGGCGATGCTGGTCACCTTCATCGCTGCCTATCTCGCTCCCGACGGCCTGCGCCGGATCAAGCAATGGGACGCCGAGATCACGGCCGACGTGCTGACCAACATCCTGCAGCCGGGACGTTTCGCCCAGCTCGACCAGAACCTGACGATTCGCATCCGGGAACGGCAGCCGGGCGGCGTTCTCGCCGGCATCTTCGTCGACGACCGCCGCGATCCCAAGGAGCGCGTCACCATCATCGCCGACCATGGCACGGTGCTGAAGAACGAGAACGGCTCCTACCTGGTGCTGGAGGACGGCAACCTCGAACGTTTCGAGGCGGGAAAGCGCGATCCGGCGCTGGTGGCTTTCGCCCGCTATGCCTTCGACATGTCGAAATTCTCCAATCGCGGCCGTGACGTCGCGCTCGGAATTCGCGAACGCTATCTCTGGGAGCTGGTTTCGCCCTCGGAGGACGACCCGGTTTTCAAGCAACTGTCCGGACAGTTTCGCGCCGAGCTGCATGACCGATTCCTGGCGCCGGTCTATCCCTTCGCGTTCGCAGTCCTGACCTTTGCCTTCCTCGGCACGCCGCGCACCACGCGCCAGAGCCGCAATTTTTCGATCGGCGGATCCATCCTGGCGGTGTTTGGCCTGCGCATGGCGGGATTCGCCTGTTCGGTGATGACGGTGAAGACACCGGGCATGGCTCTCGTCCAGTATTCGATGCTGTTCGCCGCGATCGGCGGGGGGCTGTGGATGATCATCGCTGGCATCGTGGTGGAGCCGCCGGCGGCGCTGATGGAGGCCATCAACAGGTCGAACGCGCGGCTGGCGCGGCTCTTTGGACGGCCCGCCACAGCATGA